A stretch of Myxococcus hansupus DNA encodes these proteins:
- a CDS encoding class I SAM-dependent methyltransferase has protein sequence MNCRTASWAEESVAPARRAWWMPKAEVALVPLAVTTSTKVDAALVREARAVGARWGVPFLPRRAKESVAPWLGTKASALLVVGGDGVTLWDAEGSFGFHAGMAHLRRMRLREGEADAFVRVAELRAGDAVLDCTLGLAQDAMVASLAVGPSGRVVGLERSQALAAVAGEGLRRYALGEDSGPVEVLHADAREYLKTLAPRSFDVVFFDPMFAKPRKSQPAFDMLRRFAEHAPLTLETLEAARRVARRWVVVKGAKYTDDLRKLGLEDEPGSRFTDVVWGRVGPSGEP, from the coding sequence GTGAATTGCCGCACGGCGTCGTGGGCGGAGGAATCGGTTGCCCCTGCGCGGCGGGCGTGGTGGATGCCAAAGGCGGAGGTGGCCCTGGTACCGCTGGCGGTGACGACGAGCACGAAGGTGGACGCGGCGTTGGTGCGCGAGGCGCGCGCGGTGGGGGCGCGGTGGGGCGTGCCGTTTCTTCCTCGGCGCGCGAAGGAGAGCGTGGCGCCGTGGCTGGGGACGAAGGCGTCCGCGCTGCTCGTGGTGGGCGGGGACGGCGTCACGCTGTGGGACGCGGAGGGCTCGTTTGGCTTTCACGCGGGCATGGCGCACCTGCGCCGGATGCGGCTGCGCGAGGGCGAGGCGGATGCCTTCGTTCGGGTGGCGGAGCTTCGTGCGGGCGACGCGGTGTTGGACTGCACGCTGGGGCTGGCGCAGGACGCAATGGTGGCCTCGCTGGCCGTGGGGCCTTCGGGGCGCGTGGTGGGGCTGGAGCGGAGTCAGGCGCTGGCGGCGGTGGCGGGGGAGGGGCTGCGGCGCTACGCGCTGGGCGAGGACTCCGGACCCGTGGAGGTGCTGCACGCGGATGCGCGCGAGTACCTGAAGACGTTGGCGCCTCGTTCATTCGACGTCGTGTTCTTCGACCCGATGTTCGCCAAGCCGCGCAAGTCGCAGCCCGCGTTCGACATGCTGCGCCGCTTCGCGGAGCACGCGCCGTTGACGCTGGAGACGCTGGAGGCGGCACGCCGCGTGGCGCGCCGGTGGGTGGTGGTGAAGGGCGCGAAGTACACGGATGATTTGCGCAAGCTCGGGCTCGAGGATGAGCCCGGCTCGCGCTTCACCGACGTCGTCTGGGGCCGCGTGGGGCCCTCCGGCGAGCCGTGA